One segment of Acidovorax sp. DW039 DNA contains the following:
- a CDS encoding YiaA/YiaB family inner membrane protein, whose amino-acid sequence MATRYMVQRDTTAWRLQVRISFALSVLCTAIGVINLPGQELDRAFLAIGMFFCLFTTFAVAKTQRDNRDGAVDTSQWIITVWVAFAAAILLTGWGLWRMKIEEWQKYYMLVSWLFLVSSTFTLSKTVRDAQEAELLERRAARAREGSDAS is encoded by the coding sequence ATGGCAACCCGCTACATGGTTCAACGCGACACCACCGCATGGCGCCTGCAAGTGCGCATCTCTTTTGCCCTGTCGGTGCTGTGCACCGCCATCGGCGTGATCAACCTGCCAGGCCAGGAGCTGGACCGCGCCTTCCTGGCCATCGGCATGTTCTTCTGCCTCTTCACCACCTTTGCCGTTGCCAAGACCCAGCGCGACAACCGCGACGGGGCCGTGGACACATCGCAGTGGATCATCACCGTGTGGGTGGCGTTTGCGGCTGCCATCCTGCTCACTGGCTGGGGCCTGTGGCGCATGAAGATCGAGGAATGGCAGAAGTACTACATGCTGGTGAGCTGGCTGTTCCTGGTCAGCTCCACCTTCACCCTGTCCAAGACCGTGCGCGACGCGCAAGAGGCCGAGTTGCTGGAGCGCCGCGCCGCCCGCGCCCGCGAAGGCAGCGACGCTTCCTGA
- a CDS encoding toxic anion resistance protein has protein sequence MSNPNPAQPVPAAPAASTFQLTPPEVLQPVSNEVAGSAVPLAQEVSRAVEDQVNRFVESLMSEDVQSEGFRAKLDSAFALGREEISVAASLMQGRFMERNFVGMEDSTAFRAIQDMRRQLDTLNPGKEGDLFQPQKLLGFIPFGNRLQGYFRRFESAGGQLQKSMEQLYAARDDMQRDVVEIEATRTKLWDAMQKLASAIRFAQLLDERLAAKVESLRASEPQRAKALEQEVLFYARQNLQDMLTQQAVCTNGYLALDVLKKTGREMMNGCSRVATTGMSALAVAQTVARATGNQIKVMEMLSGVNSTIESLIAETGRQLNTHVEKTTQFAQNPMVGIEKLKEMFDQTFKAMDAMDDFRSKAIVVMGQNNAMIASEIQRAEQYIDKVRMEQAKKATSAQLSGPVKL, from the coding sequence ATGTCGAACCCGAACCCCGCGCAGCCTGTGCCTGCCGCCCCTGCGGCCAGCACTTTCCAGCTCACGCCGCCCGAGGTGCTGCAGCCCGTCAGCAACGAAGTGGCAGGCTCGGCCGTGCCGCTGGCGCAAGAGGTGTCGCGCGCCGTAGAAGACCAGGTGAACCGCTTTGTGGAAAGCCTGATGTCTGAAGACGTGCAAAGCGAAGGCTTTCGCGCCAAGCTCGACAGCGCTTTTGCCCTGGGGCGTGAAGAAATCTCGGTAGCGGCCAGCCTGATGCAAGGGCGCTTCATGGAGCGCAACTTTGTGGGCATGGAAGACAGCACGGCTTTTCGCGCTATCCAGGACATGCGCCGCCAGCTTGACACGCTCAACCCCGGCAAGGAGGGTGACCTGTTCCAGCCGCAAAAGCTGCTGGGCTTCATCCCGTTTGGCAACCGCCTGCAAGGCTACTTCCGCCGCTTTGAAAGCGCAGGCGGCCAGTTGCAAAAGAGCATGGAGCAGCTTTACGCCGCGCGCGACGACATGCAGCGCGACGTGGTGGAGATCGAGGCCACCCGCACCAAGCTGTGGGACGCCATGCAAAAGCTCGCCAGCGCCATCCGCTTTGCGCAACTGCTGGACGAGCGCCTGGCGGCCAAGGTCGAATCGCTCAGGGCCAGCGAGCCGCAACGCGCCAAGGCGCTGGAGCAGGAAGTGCTGTTCTACGCCCGCCAGAACCTGCAGGACATGCTGACGCAGCAGGCCGTGTGCACCAACGGCTACCTGGCGCTGGATGTGCTCAAGAAGACCGGGCGCGAGATGATGAACGGCTGCTCGCGCGTGGCCACCACGGGCATGAGCGCGCTGGCCGTGGCCCAGACCGTGGCCCGCGCCACGGGCAACCAGATCAAGGTGATGGAGATGCTCTCCGGCGTGAACAGCACCATCGAGAGCCTGATTGCCGAAACCGGCCGCCAGCTCAACACCCATGTCGAAAAGACCACCCAGTTTGCGCAGAACCCCATGGTGGGCATCGAAAAGCTCAAGGAAATGTTCGACCAGACCTTCAAGGCCATGGACGCCATGGACGACTTCCGCTCCAAGGCCATCGTGGTGATGGGGCAGAACAACGCGATGATCGCGTCCGAAATCCAGCGCGCCGAGCAGTACATCGACAAGGTGCGCATGGAGCAGGCCAAGAAGGCCACGTCGGCCCAGCTCAGCGGCCCGGTCAAGCTCTGA
- a CDS encoding serine endopeptidase: MSKSLRLSEKWFRRGLWLVAVVFASFLIGLGGTVVGDLPKVEQPLRVDDFLDQAQAQALRDKIRSQREAEQDAQTALEQAQLQHRKAQSDNQAERETFSNWLATRRTTERADQDPEVLSRTRKLDQLKQAERQALRAVEAQQQAALDARQTAAATQRQLSDLESQGYARMQAESRKVELRVFLYRLALTLPLLAIAGWLFVKKRKGTYWPFVWGFIYFALFAFFVELVPYLPSYGGYVRYVVGIGITVLVGRYAILALNRYLERQKLAESLPDAQRREELGYDVVMDRLAKSVCPGCERTVDLKNEAIDYCPHCGLCLFDRCGHCSTRKNAFSRYCFSCGTPSAASADKPTHSSTTAAPQTATVTASS; encoded by the coding sequence ATGAGCAAGTCTTTGCGATTGTCAGAAAAATGGTTCCGGCGCGGGTTGTGGCTGGTGGCCGTGGTGTTTGCCAGCTTTCTGATTGGCCTGGGCGGCACCGTGGTGGGCGATCTGCCCAAGGTGGAGCAGCCGCTGCGGGTGGATGACTTTCTGGACCAGGCCCAGGCCCAGGCGCTGCGCGACAAGATCCGCTCCCAGCGCGAGGCCGAGCAAGACGCCCAGACTGCGCTGGAGCAAGCCCAGCTGCAGCACCGTAAGGCCCAGAGCGACAACCAGGCCGAGCGCGAAACCTTCAGCAACTGGCTGGCCACCCGCCGCACCACCGAGCGCGCGGACCAGGACCCCGAGGTGCTGAGCCGCACCCGCAAGCTGGACCAGCTCAAGCAGGCCGAACGCCAGGCGTTGCGTGCGGTAGAGGCCCAGCAGCAGGCAGCGCTGGATGCGCGTCAGACAGCAGCAGCCACCCAGCGGCAGCTCAGCGATTTGGAAAGCCAAGGCTATGCCCGCATGCAGGCCGAGTCCCGCAAGGTGGAGCTGCGCGTGTTCCTGTACCGCCTGGCGCTCACCCTACCTTTGCTGGCCATTGCAGGCTGGCTCTTTGTGAAGAAGCGCAAGGGCACCTACTGGCCGTTTGTGTGGGGCTTCATCTACTTTGCGCTGTTCGCGTTTTTTGTGGAGCTGGTGCCCTACCTGCCCAGCTATGGCGGCTATGTGCGCTACGTGGTGGGCATCGGCATCACGGTGCTGGTGGGGCGCTACGCCATCCTGGCCCTGAACCGCTATCTGGAGCGCCAGAAGCTGGCCGAATCCCTGCCCGATGCGCAGCGCCGCGAAGAACTGGGCTATGACGTGGTGATGGACCGCCTGGCCAAAAGCGTGTGCCCCGGCTGCGAGCGCACGGTGGATTTGAAGAACGAGGCCATCGACTACTGCCCCCACTGCGGCCTGTGCCTGTTTGACCGCTGCGGCCACTGCAGCACCCGCAAGAACGCGTTCTCGCGCTACTGCTTCTCGTGCGGCACGCCCAGCGCGGCTTCTGCTGACAAGCCAACCCACTCATCGACCACAGCAGCGCCCCAGACTGCTACCGTCACGGCCAGCTCATAA
- a CDS encoding DUF2145 domain-containing protein: MLTVAVVAAAAMVAVPAHAGRSCDERKPVSAQTVERGMALAAQTAQALDAENERSGATVVLVGRAGQDLSKYGLRYSHLGWAYKTPEGPWRVAHKLNECGTAVGHVYRQGLGEFFLDDLWRYDAVLAVPSATVQAQLWPVLNDNTRVKMLHAPSYSMVSYAWGTKYQQSNQWALETLAYAMEPTTVRTREQAQAWLRFKGYEPTALKLGPLTRLGGRVGSANIAFDDHPNEKRFHDRIETVTVDSVLAWMQRSQLAAAPATVQVGR; this comes from the coding sequence ATGCTGACCGTCGCCGTGGTGGCGGCCGCTGCAATGGTGGCGGTTCCGGCCCATGCAGGCCGCTCGTGCGACGAGCGCAAGCCGGTATCGGCCCAGACGGTGGAGCGCGGCATGGCCCTGGCGGCGCAGACGGCCCAGGCGCTGGACGCAGAGAACGAACGCAGCGGTGCCACCGTGGTGCTGGTGGGCCGTGCGGGGCAGGACCTGAGCAAGTACGGCCTGCGCTATTCGCACCTGGGCTGGGCTTACAAGACGCCCGAGGGCCCCTGGCGCGTGGCCCACAAGCTCAATGAGTGCGGCACGGCCGTGGGCCATGTCTACCGCCAGGGCCTGGGCGAGTTCTTTCTGGACGACCTGTGGCGCTACGACGCCGTGCTGGCGGTGCCCAGCGCCACGGTACAGGCCCAGCTGTGGCCGGTGTTGAATGACAACACCCGCGTGAAGATGCTGCATGCCCCGAGCTACAGCATGGTGAGCTACGCCTGGGGCACCAAGTACCAGCAGTCCAACCAGTGGGCGCTGGAGACCCTGGCCTATGCCATGGAGCCCACCACCGTGCGCACACGGGAGCAGGCACAGGCCTGGCTGCGGTTCAAGGGCTATGAGCCCACGGCGCTCAAGCTCGGCCCGCTCACGCGGCTGGGGGGCAGGGTGGGGTCGGCCAATATTGCGTTTGACGACCACCCCAATGAAAAGCGGTTTCACGACCGCATCGAGACCGTGACCGTGGACTCGGTGCTGGCCTGGATGCAGCGCAGCCAGCTGGCTGCGGCTCCGGCCACGGTGCAGGTGGGGCGCTGA
- a CDS encoding saccharopine dehydrogenase NADP-binding domain-containing protein, which produces MTKPYDLIVHGATGFTGRLVVEYLLQRYPAGSGLRWAMGGRNADKLASVRDELGAPANTPLVVTDTSNPASLQALMDATRLVLTTVGPYQLYGNELVAACAANGVDYVDLCGEPAWMRQMIDAHEATAKASGARIVFSCGFDSIPFDLGVYLLQKEFAQRFGHPAPRVRGRVRKMKGTFSGGTAASLKATMAAAATQPGVLDLLKNPFSLTPGFEGPRQPTGNKPMVDEALGDGVWVAPFVMAAINTRNVHRSNLLLRHAYGTDFVYDEMLITGPGEKGEALANAVAGDKSLGSDKGPQPGEGPSREERESGFYDVLFLGTDDAGNALRVGVKGDRDPGYGSTSKMVAESAICLLQDATQTPGGIWTTAPAMGDALMARLQANAGLSFGVEEMS; this is translated from the coding sequence ATGACCAAACCTTATGACCTGATCGTCCACGGTGCCACCGGCTTCACAGGCCGCCTGGTAGTGGAATACCTGCTGCAACGTTACCCCGCAGGCAGCGGCCTGCGCTGGGCCATGGGCGGGCGCAACGCCGACAAGCTGGCCTCCGTGCGCGACGAGCTGGGAGCCCCCGCAAACACCCCGCTGGTGGTGACCGATACCAGCAACCCCGCCAGCCTGCAGGCGCTGATGGACGCCACCCGCCTGGTGCTGACCACCGTGGGCCCCTACCAGCTTTATGGCAACGAACTGGTTGCCGCCTGCGCCGCCAACGGCGTGGATTACGTGGACCTGTGCGGCGAACCTGCCTGGATGCGCCAGATGATCGACGCCCACGAAGCCACGGCCAAAGCCAGCGGCGCGCGCATCGTGTTCTCCTGCGGGTTTGACTCGATTCCGTTTGACCTGGGCGTGTACCTGCTGCAAAAGGAGTTTGCCCAGCGCTTTGGCCATCCCGCACCGCGCGTGCGCGGCCGGGTGCGCAAGATGAAGGGCACCTTCTCGGGCGGCACCGCCGCCAGCCTCAAGGCCACCATGGCCGCCGCTGCAACCCAGCCCGGCGTGCTGGACCTGCTGAAAAACCCGTTCTCGCTCACCCCCGGTTTTGAAGGACCACGCCAGCCCACGGGCAACAAGCCCATGGTGGACGAGGCTCTGGGCGATGGTGTGTGGGTGGCGCCGTTCGTCATGGCCGCCATCAACACGCGCAATGTGCACCGCTCCAACCTGCTGCTGCGGCACGCCTACGGCACTGATTTTGTGTATGACGAAATGCTCATCACCGGCCCCGGCGAAAAAGGCGAAGCCCTTGCCAACGCCGTGGCGGGCGACAAATCACTCGGCTCCGACAAAGGCCCCCAACCCGGCGAAGGCCCCTCGCGCGAGGAACGCGAGAGCGGCTTTTACGACGTGCTGTTTTTGGGCACCGACGACGCAGGAAACGCTCTGCGCGTGGGCGTCAAAGGCGACCGCGACCCAGGCTACGGCTCCACCTCCAAGATGGTTGCCGAATCGGCCATTTGCCTGCTGCAGGACGCAACCCAAACGCCCGGCGGCATCTGGACCACGGCACCCGCGATGGGGGATGCGCTGATGGCGCGACTGCAGGCGAATGCGGGGCTGAGTTTTGGGGTGGAAGAGATGAGTTGA
- a CDS encoding EamA family transporter: MNIPMRPRDLCLALLVIVVWGLNFAVIKVGLNGVPPMLLGALRYLLAAFPALLFVRPPKVPLRLYLLYGMTMAVGQFALLFTAIHIGMPSGLASLVLQSQSFFTLLLAAWWLREKWHGNQLAGLALAGGGLVLIGSAHGASMPLAGFGLTVAAAALWGCGNIATRAVGRYGPMNQFAFIVWSSLVAPLPFLALAVWMDGAPAVWAALRGLSITSMAAVGYIAWISTLLGFGLWTFLMSRYPVNRVAPFTLLVPVVGLTTGWWVFGEQLLPVHFAGAGLLMAGLLVNLFGKPLWEKLRPVSAGTP, from the coding sequence ATGAACATCCCCATGCGCCCCCGCGACCTGTGCCTGGCCCTGCTCGTCATCGTGGTGTGGGGCCTGAACTTTGCCGTGATCAAAGTGGGCCTGAACGGCGTGCCGCCCATGCTGCTGGGCGCGCTGCGTTACCTGCTGGCGGCGTTTCCGGCGCTGCTGTTTGTGCGGCCGCCCAAAGTACCGCTGCGCCTGTACCTGCTGTATGGCATGACGATGGCGGTGGGCCAGTTTGCGTTGCTGTTCACAGCCATCCACATCGGCATGCCTTCGGGGTTGGCGTCGCTGGTGCTGCAGTCGCAGTCGTTCTTTACCCTGCTGTTGGCGGCATGGTGGCTGCGTGAGAAGTGGCACGGCAACCAGTTGGCAGGGCTGGCATTGGCCGGGGGCGGGCTGGTGCTGATCGGCAGCGCGCACGGGGCGTCCATGCCACTGGCGGGTTTTGGGTTGACGGTTGCCGCTGCCGCGCTGTGGGGGTGTGGAAACATTGCCACGCGGGCCGTGGGGCGCTATGGGCCGATGAATCAGTTCGCGTTCATTGTGTGGTCCAGCCTGGTGGCACCCCTGCCCTTTTTGGCGCTGGCGGTGTGGATGGATGGGGCACCCGCGGTGTGGGCTGCGTTGCGCGGCCTGTCGATCACATCAATGGCGGCGGTGGGTTACATCGCCTGGATCTCCACGCTGCTGGGCTTCGGGCTGTGGACCTTTCTGATGTCGCGCTACCCGGTCAACCGCGTGGCACCGTTCACCCTGCTGGTGCCTGTGGTGGGGCTAACCACCGGCTGGTGGGTGTTTGGCGAGCAACTGCTGCCCGTGCACTTTGCGGGGGCCGGGCTGCTGATGGCCGGGCTGCTGGTCAACCTGTTTGGCAAGCCACTCTGGGAAAAGCTGCGCCCAGTCAGCGCGGGCACACCTTAA